Genomic DNA from Verrucomicrobiia bacterium:
TCTCGACGGCCGTGAGCACGGTGGGCACGTTGAACTCCTTCGCGACTTTGGCGAGAAGGGTGACGTTGTTGATCATGGTGGCGCGGTCGGCGCTGGCCATGCCGAACGTCATTTGCGGCTGCTGGTCAATGAAGACGACGGCGCTGTCTTCGGGGGTGTAGAGTTTGTGGTATTGGTTCATAGTTTTTTGTTGGTTGATGTTTGTTTGGATTCAGTTGAGGTCGAAAAACAGAAAATGAGCGCCGGAAGTGGATCGCAGTTGAATGGCTTTTTCGCAGTCAAGCGAAGCCCCGTCGCCGGGAGAAAGCCTGGTTCCATTCAAGTCGAGATCACCTTCAATCAATTGCACCCAGCCGTGGCGTTGCTCCCCCAATACCTGATTGATTGTTCCATTGGCCGCGAGCTTGCCAATGTAGAGTTTAACATCCTGATTGATTGAAATGGATTTGTCCCGGCCATCGGGCGAACAGGCCAGCGTCAGTGAATTCACCGGCGCGTCGGCGAAAGATTGTTGCGCGTAGCTTGGCGGGAAACCTTTACGCGCCGGCATCAGCCAGATTTGGAGAAAATGAACCGGCTCGCTGGGTGAATTGTTGAATTCGCTGTGGGCTATGCCGGTGCCGGCCGAGATGCGCTGCACGTCACCCGCCTTCATTACGGCCGTGTGCCCCATGCTGTCCTGATGCTTGAGCGCACCGCTGATGACGTAGCTGATAATTTCAAAATCCTGATGCGGATGTGTGCCAAATCCCTGACCGCCCGCCACGCGGTCTTCATTGATGACCCGCAAATCACGGAAACCCATGTGTTGCGGATCGTAATAGTTCGCGAAGGAAAACGTGTGATAGCTGTCGAGCCAGCCGTGATCGGCATGGCCGCGAGCTTTGGATGGACGGATTTTGATCATGGTGGTGGAAACTTCAGTTCAGGACTTGATGAAGGCCAGCAAGTCGGCATTGAGCTTGTCTTTGTGGGTGCGGGGAATTCCATGAGGTGCCCCGGCATAGACGAGCAATTTACCTTGCTTGAGCAGTCT
This window encodes:
- a CDS encoding pirin family protein, giving the protein MIKIRPSKARGHADHGWLDSYHTFSFANYYDPQHMGFRDLRVINEDRVAGGQGFGTHPHQDFEIISYVISGALKHQDSMGHTAVMKAGDVQRISAGTGIAHSEFNNSPSEPVHFLQIWLMPARKGFPPSYAQQSFADAPVNSLTLACSPDGRDKSISINQDVKLYIGKLAANGTINQVLGEQRHGWVQLIEGDLDLNGTRLSPGDGASLDCEKAIQLRSTSGAHFLFFDLN